One segment of Massilia sp. Se16.2.3 DNA contains the following:
- a CDS encoding MFS transporter: protein MQTSQAKTPWLWVPSLYFAQAIPYVVAMSLATVMYNDLGVSNTEMAFYTSLLYLPWVIKPLWSPIVDMLGTKRRWTILLQAVVAASLLGLGFALNLPSFFMISLAVMWVMAFSSATHDISADGFYMLGLRQKDQAAFVGVRSTFYRLATIVGGGQIPILAGLLTGYLGSKHQAWSISFFVLAAIFTAACIWHAFVLPRPDSDHAIKRGANPLGDFFGTFVAFFRKRDIWLIVGFILTFRLGEAQLLKLVAPFMKDSLAKGGLGLSTTQYGLAYGTVGIIALTIGGLAGGYLISRIGLKRALWLMVLAVHLPDLVFVYLSQAQPQNFYVICAFLTVEQFGYGFGFTAMMLYMIMVSDGEHKTAHYAICTGLMALGMMVPGMWSGALQEYLGYKNFFIWTCLATIPAFVMAGLVKIDPEFGKK from the coding sequence ATGCAAACGTCTCAAGCAAAAACTCCCTGGCTGTGGGTGCCCTCGCTGTATTTTGCCCAGGCCATTCCCTATGTCGTGGCGATGAGCCTGGCCACGGTCATGTACAACGACCTGGGTGTCTCGAATACCGAGATGGCCTTCTATACCAGCCTGCTCTACCTGCCCTGGGTCATCAAGCCGCTGTGGTCGCCGATCGTCGACATGCTCGGCACCAAGCGCCGCTGGACCATCCTGCTGCAGGCCGTGGTGGCCGCTTCCCTGCTGGGGCTCGGTTTCGCGCTGAACCTGCCCTCCTTCTTCATGATCAGCCTGGCGGTGATGTGGGTGATGGCCTTCAGCTCGGCCACGCACGACATCTCGGCCGACGGCTTCTATATGCTCGGCTTGCGCCAGAAGGACCAGGCGGCCTTCGTCGGCGTGCGCAGCACTTTCTATCGACTGGCAACGATCGTCGGCGGCGGCCAGATCCCGATCCTGGCGGGGTTGTTGACGGGGTATCTCGGCAGCAAGCACCAGGCCTGGTCGATTTCCTTCTTCGTGCTTGCCGCCATCTTCACCGCCGCCTGCATCTGGCACGCCTTCGTGCTGCCGCGCCCCGACAGCGATCACGCGATCAAGCGTGGCGCCAACCCGCTCGGCGATTTCTTCGGCACCTTCGTCGCCTTTTTCCGCAAGCGGGACATCTGGTTGATCGTCGGTTTCATTTTGACTTTCCGCCTCGGTGAAGCCCAACTGCTGAAACTCGTGGCACCGTTCATGAAGGACTCTCTCGCCAAGGGCGGCCTCGGGCTCTCCACCACCCAGTACGGCCTGGCATATGGCACCGTCGGCATCATTGCGCTGACCATCGGCGGCCTGGCCGGCGGCTATTTGATCTCCCGTATCGGCCTGAAGCGCGCACTCTGGCTGATGGTGCTGGCGGTGCACTTGCCGGACCTGGTCTTCGTCTACCTGTCGCAGGCGCAGCCGCAGAATTTCTACGTCATCTGCGCCTTCCTCACCGTCGAGCAGTTCGGCTACGGCTTCGGTTTCACCGCCATGATGCTGTACATGATCATGGTGTCCGATGGCGAGCACAAGACGGCGCACTACGCGATCTGCACCGGCCTGATGGCGCTGGGCATGATGGTGCCGGGCATGTGGAGCGGTGCCTTGCAGGAATATCTCGGCTATAAAAACTTCTTCATCTGGACCTGCCTGGCGACGATTCCCGCCTTCGTCATGGCGGGGTTGGTGAAAATCGATCCGGAGTTCGGCAAGAAGTAA
- a CDS encoding glycoside hydrolase family 10 protein gives MGADLKKRAFTLAALAGMLGAGGFLASCSTPQQKGATTASGTIVASGPLPPAAPREFRAARVSTVANIDWPSRQNLNAAQQQAEAIAILERARAMRLNAIVLQVRPSADAIYASKIEPWSEYLTGAQGQAPQPWYDPLKFWVTEAHARGLELHAWFNPYRARHDGARSPAAPNHITRSNPAAVKRYGKYMWMDPGEEAASKQTLDVILDVVRRYDIDGVHIDDYFYPYPIEATPNGAGNEAALEGKAGAKELDFPDTPAWERYLAKGGKLDRASWRRQNVNTLIEDMYQGIHREKSWVRFGISPFGLGRPDRRPPGIHGFSQYDKLYADAELWLQKGWLDYLSPQLYWPRAQPAQAYDVLLDYWISQNPQGRHIWPGLFTSRIGAATKEYQPQEILDQIGATRARPQAGGHVHFSMVALMQNRKGITDQLRNGSYATPALVPATPWLGNAKPGLPKVKATRAAKGIELTFAAGKANALYAVWARHGGEWTFEVVPASKVEWTLRDDARLGAPDAVFVGAVDRLGIEGDRVQVWGKA, from the coding sequence GTGGGAGCAGATTTGAAGAAACGGGCGTTCACGCTGGCGGCCCTGGCGGGGATGTTGGGCGCGGGAGGCTTCCTGGCCAGTTGCTCGACGCCGCAGCAAAAAGGGGCAACGACGGCCAGCGGTACCATCGTCGCCAGCGGCCCCCTGCCGCCGGCCGCGCCGCGCGAATTCCGCGCCGCACGGGTGTCGACGGTGGCGAACATCGACTGGCCAAGCCGGCAGAACCTGAATGCGGCCCAGCAGCAGGCCGAGGCGATCGCCATCCTCGAGCGCGCCAGGGCGATGCGCCTGAACGCGATCGTGCTGCAGGTGCGCCCCTCGGCCGACGCCATCTATGCCTCCAAGATCGAACCCTGGTCGGAATACCTGACTGGCGCCCAGGGCCAGGCGCCGCAGCCCTGGTACGACCCGCTGAAATTCTGGGTGACCGAGGCGCATGCGCGCGGCCTGGAACTGCACGCCTGGTTCAATCCCTACCGCGCACGCCACGATGGCGCCCGCTCGCCGGCCGCGCCGAACCACATCACCCGCTCGAATCCGGCCGCCGTGAAACGCTACGGCAAGTACATGTGGATGGACCCGGGAGAAGAAGCGGCATCGAAGCAGACGCTCGACGTCATCCTCGACGTGGTGCGCCGCTACGACATCGACGGCGTCCACATCGACGATTATTTTTATCCTTACCCGATCGAGGCGACGCCGAACGGCGCCGGCAACGAGGCCGCGCTGGAGGGCAAGGCGGGCGCGAAGGAGCTCGACTTCCCGGACACCCCGGCCTGGGAGCGCTACCTCGCCAAAGGCGGCAAGCTCGACCGCGCGTCCTGGCGGCGCCAGAACGTCAATACACTCATCGAGGACATGTACCAGGGCATCCACCGCGAAAAGAGCTGGGTGCGCTTCGGCATCAGCCCCTTCGGCCTGGGCCGTCCGGACCGGCGCCCGCCCGGCATCCATGGCTTCTCGCAGTACGATAAATTGTATGCCGATGCCGAATTGTGGCTGCAGAAGGGCTGGCTCGACTACCTGTCGCCCCAGCTCTACTGGCCGCGTGCACAGCCGGCGCAGGCCTATGACGTGCTGCTCGACTACTGGATCAGCCAGAACCCGCAGGGCCGTCACATCTGGCCGGGCCTGTTCACCAGCCGCATTGGCGCCGCGACCAAGGAATATCAACCGCAGGAAATCCTCGACCAGATCGGGGCAACCCGTGCACGGCCCCAGGCAGGCGGTCACGTACACTTCAGCATGGTGGCCTTGATGCAGAACCGCAAGGGCATCACCGACCAGCTGCGCAATGGGTCCTACGCGACGCCGGCGCTGGTGCCGGCCACGCCCTGGCTGGGCAACGCCAAGCCCGGCCTGCCCAAAGTGAAGGCAACGCGGGCGGCCAAGGGCATCGAGCTGACGTTTGCGGCCGGCAAGGCGAATGCCTTGTATGCCGTGTGGGCGCGCCATGGCGGCGAGTGGACCTTCGAGGTCGTGCCGGCGTCGAAGGTCGAGTGGACCCTGCGCGACGATGCCCGGCTGGGGGCGCCGGACGCCGTGTTCGTCGGCGCCGTCGACCGCCTCGGGATCGAAGGCGACCGGGTGCAGGTGTGGGGCAAGGCGTAG
- a CDS encoding BadF/BadG/BcrA/BcrD ATPase family protein, producing MCNDIEIAYRASFEPGKGYPVYAGTGSIGAFIDAAGAFHRAGGRGVVLDDGGGGFWIAREALRAIWRREDGCPGSWETSPMARAVFDYVGGADWAYSRQFIYGQERGEIGKLAVVVAASAGQDPVADAILTEAGRELARLAQALIARFGPRPVVLSGRAAELHPIIAASMRASLPAATITQRATRAHHAAARLAAADAAQGATAAAAGAT from the coding sequence ATGTGCAACGACATCGAGATCGCCTACCGCGCCAGTTTCGAACCCGGCAAAGGCTACCCGGTCTATGCCGGGACCGGATCGATCGGCGCCTTTATCGATGCCGCCGGCGCTTTTCATCGCGCCGGCGGGCGCGGGGTAGTGCTCGACGATGGCGGCGGCGGCTTCTGGATTGCCCGCGAAGCACTGCGCGCCATCTGGCGCCGCGAAGACGGGTGCCCGGGCAGCTGGGAAACGTCGCCCATGGCACGTGCCGTGTTCGATTACGTCGGCGGTGCCGACTGGGCGTATTCGCGCCAGTTCATCTATGGCCAGGAACGCGGAGAAATCGGCAAGCTGGCCGTGGTCGTGGCCGCCAGCGCCGGGCAGGACCCGGTCGCCGACGCCATCCTGACGGAGGCCGGCCGTGAACTGGCACGCCTGGCACAAGCCCTGATTGCGCGCTTCGGGCCGCGTCCGGTGGTCCTGTCGGGACGCGCCGCCGAGCTGCATCCGATCATCGCTGCCAGCATGCGCGCGAGTCTGCCGGCCGCCACCATCACCCAGCGCGCCACCCGTGCCCACCATGCCGCCGCGCGCCTGGCTGCGGCCGATGCCGCGCAGGGCGCTACCGCTGCGGCAGCGGGCGCCACCTGA